The Calditrichota bacterium DNA window AGATTCAGCCGCTTACCCACTTTAAAGATTGGGATGTGGAATTCCCGTCTGCAGGGGACGGGAAAATTGTGTACGGGTGCCAGGGCTACCTCTGGACTCTGGACCTCGCCAGCGGGAAGAATCAGAAGGTCCCTATTCGGGTTCCCTCTGATCGGTGGCGGATTCGCAACACCTACATCGACCCGGACAATTACATTCAATATGTGAGCCTCTCGACGAAAGGGGATACAGCTGTCGTACAATCCCGCGGAGACGTGTATCTGGTTCCACAAAAAAGGGGACAGCCCGTGAATCTCACGGCCAGTTCCGGCAGTCGGGAAATCTTTCCGGTACTTTCCCCCAATGGAAAATGGGTTGCGTTTTTTTCCGACAAAACCGGTGAGTACGAACTGTACGTGACCGAGCCTCGGCCCGATCGGCCCTGGAAACAACTGACCCATCATTCCAGAACGTACTACTACCACCTGGTGTGGTCCCCGGACAGCAAAAAGCTGCTCTTCGGGGACAAGGATTTCAAAACCTTTGTGGTGAATGTGGCCTCCGGAAAGATGACCCAGATCGACCAGTGCTTTTACCAGAAGGACAACGAAATTTACTGGGAAATCAGCGATTACCACTGGTCCCCGGACAGCAAATGGGTGACCTACTCCAAAACGAACCGGAATTTGAACAGCTCGATTTACCTGTACAACGTGGAAACCGGCCAGAAGATTCGGCTCACGGACGACCGGTACGACGATTTTAGTCCCGCGTTTGATCAGGCCGGAAAGTACCTCTTTTTCCTGTCCAATCGCCATTTTCAGCCGGAATTGGATCCGTTCATGGACAATCACATTAATGCCAGCATGACGCAGCTGATGGTAGTACAGCTTCAATCGGGTGAAAAGCCGCCGTTTGAGGAGGGGGCTGGTGAGGATGCCAAGACGGAAAAAATCGACGTCCATCGCATCGACCTGAAAGGACTTTCGGAACGCGTGTACACGGCGCCGGTTTCGGCAGGCACGTACAAAAAATTGGAAGCCGGCAAACATTGTGTCTTTTTCCTCTCAAAGAGGCATTTTGGTTTTCCGGGAATCGAAGAATTTTTCCACCCGAATTCGGTTACCTTTTACAAACTCAAACGTTTTGATCTTTCCTCTAAAAAAACCAGGACGATTGTTTCCGGAATCGGCAGTTACTCCGTTTCCTACGACGGCTCAAAAGTCTCTTATTTGAGCGGGAGTACCGCCGGTGTGATTTCTTCGGATAATGAGAGCTTTGTGGGAGAAGGTACACTGGATTGGAAAGGGCTGGAGCAGTTGGTGGATTTTTCGCAGGAGTACCGGCAGATCTACTGGGAAGCCTGGCGGCAGATCCGGGATTTCTTTTACGATCCGAACCTCCACGGTAAAAATTGGCCCGCCATCGGCAAAAAATATGCGGCCCTGATTCCTTTTGTGGGAACACGCAACGATTTGAATTACCTGCTGGGCCAGATGATTGGGGAGCTGACGGCTTCGCACGAGTACATTATTGGCCGGGGCGGCCCCCTTCGGGAACGCTACCCGCGGGTCAATGTGGGGCTGTTGGGAGCCGATCTGGTTCCGGATTTTAAGGCCGATGCCTTCCGGTTTGCGCACATTTTAAAAGGCCTTCGCTGGAAGGCCGGGGTTCACAATCCCCTGCGTGACCCGGACGTACAGGTCCACAAAGGAGATTATCTGCTGGCGATTGACGGCCACCGCGTCTCTGCCAGAGAAAATTATTTCAAGTACCTTGAAAATAAGGCCGGAGACGAGGTGACACTGACCGTCAACAAAAAGCCTACGCTCAAAAATGCGCGGACGGTTCGGGTTCGGACCCTTTACAGCGATTGGAATTTGCGGTACCATGAGTGGGTTGAAAAAAACTACGAGACCGTCAAGCGGGAAACCAATGGACGGGTGGGGTACATCCACCTTACAGACATGGACGAAGAAGGACTCAAACAGTTTGAGCAGGGCTTCCGGGCCGAGCGTTACCGGGACGGACTGATTATTGACGTTCGGAACAACGGCGGCGGATTTGTGTCCTGGTTCCTGATTGATAAGCTGGAGCGGAAGCTCACGTTTTTGACCAAAACGCGGAATTTTAAGCCCATGTATTACCCGCATGCCGTGCACCCCGGGCCGATTGTGGTGTTGTGCAACGCGGGCACCGGGTCGGACGGAGAGGTGTTCAGTGAGCATGTGAAGGTGCTCAAGCTCGGGACGCTTATCGGCACCCGCACCTGGGGCGGCCTGATTGGCATCATTAACATGATTCCTCTGGTGGATGGCGGCATGCTCACACAGTCCAATGTAGGGTTTGCCAATCTGCACGGTCAGTGGGTGGTCGAAAATCATGGTGTGGATCCGGATATTGTGGTGGAAAACACCCCCGGGGCTGTGCTGGCCGGAAAAGATCCCCAATTGAAAAAGGCGATTGAGGTAATTGAGACGGAGTTGAAGGCCAATCCACCGCCCAAACTGGTGCCGCCTCCGTTTCCGAAGAAATAAAAGCCGATATCCACAAGCGTGGTCGCTGAAATAGGGCCCAAATTCTGGATGTAACAATCGGGATGCAGAAAAATGGCGTGGATCAAAAATCGGAGCCATTCCAATGAATGAATCTGAATTGAAGAATCTAATTTCTCGCGGAGAAGATTTTCACACGGAGTTTAAAGGCAAACTTCCGAATAGGGAATCTCTCGCCAAAACAATCACCTGTTTTGCCAATTCCGATGGGGGAAAGTTGGTAGTGGGTATCTCGGATGAAGGCAAGATTTTGGGCGTATCCGACCTGGATGGGGCCATGCGCGCCATCGACGATGTAGCGTACAATCGCTGTTCGCCGCCCATTACGGTTGTTCAGGAAACGGTTCCGATTGATGGGAAAACGGTTCTGGTCGTTCACATTCCGAAAGGAACCCAGCGCCCGTACCGTACCCGAAGCGGTCAGTTTTATGTCCGTTCATCCAATCGCTGCAGGCAGGCCTCACGTGAAGAGATGCTTCGGATGTTTCAGGCGGTACAAAGTGTATTTTACGATGAAACGCCCGTGGCGGGGGCCTCGGATGTGGACGTGGATTGGGACAGTTTTAAAGTCTTCTTGTCCCATTTTCTTGAACTTAACGTACCGGATTCTGACCTGAAATTGTATTTTAAGAATCTGCGGCTGTGGAGTGGGGAGGGTTTTCCCACAATGGCGGGCATTTTGTTCTTCGGTAAACAACAGCCTCAGAAATTCTTCCCTCACGCAAAAATCATTTGCGCCGCCATTCCAGGCAACGACCTGGCCATTCCGCCTTTTGATCGAAAAGACATGGTGGGCACGATTCCTGAGATGATTGACGATACGCAAAAATTTCTCAATCTTTACCTCAGAGAAAAACATGTGATTAATGGCTTTGAATCCGAGCGGGAACCCGAATTACCGCCTGCCGCTTTGCGGGAAGCCGTGGTGAACACCATTGCTCACCGCGATTACACGATTCATGCCCCTATTCGGATTCTCCTATTTGAAGACCGTGTTGAATTTCACTCTCCAGGAAAGTTGCCCAATACTGTCACCATTGAAAGTATTCGAATCGGGGGGGCTCACGTCCTTCGTAACCCGACGATTTACAATCTGTTGTACAAAATGGGGCTGGTGACGGACTTGGGCAGCGGTGTGAGAAGAATAATTTATTTGATTCAAAAACACGTTGGAAAAGATTTGGATATGCAGGAAACAGATTCTGAATTTATTTTGGCTTTGCCNNNNNNNNNNNNNNNNNNNNNNNNNNNNNNNNNNNNNNNNNNNNNNNNNNNNNNNNNNNNNNNNNNNNNCAAAATGTTGCGGCTCTACAGGGAAAAATTGGGGAAATTGAAACCCGTGTAAGGTTTTAAGAATGACCTAAAAATTGGTTTAACATTTTAATTCTGGGAGCGAACGATGAATTATTCCTCTAATAACTTGTTAAAAAATGCTCTTTCAAAAACTTTGGATTTTATTGAGCAAAACCCCCAGGTTCAAAAAGACAAAGAATACGTGCTTTCCCATTATGGCCGAATTTTTTCGCCGGAAAGTATTGATCAATTAACGGAAGAAGAATTTTTGTCTTTTCTACTATTCAAGAATAACCGCCATTGGAAAAGCATCCACAGGCAATCCAAACAATTAGTTAGCGACTTTGAAAAACTAAAAGAAGCCCTTAAAATTCTGGTAGATGAATCCAAAGATATCAAAGAACGGCTCGATTTTTTGCGTCCAAAGACCAAAGCGCCTTTTATTAAGGGATTAAGTAGGGCCATTATTACTCCTATTCTTTTGGTTGTCTACCCGGAAAAATATGGGGTTCTAAATGCTGTTTCCGAGGCGGGAATGAAAAAAGCAGGAGTTTTCCCTAAATTGTCCAAAGGGGTCAGTTTTGCCGAAAAATATATTGCTGTGAATAATGTTCTTCGCCAAATTCGGGACGATTTCAACATTGATTTTTGGATTTTGGATATTTTGTGGTGGAATATTGGCGAAGAAATTTCGGAACCAACTGAAATAGAAATAGAAGAAGATTTAGAGTTCCAGTTTGAAAAATATTTGCAGGAGTTCCTGATCGAGAATTGGGAAAATATTGATCGCTTTAAAGATTGGGAAATTTTAGAAGAAGATGACGAACTGATTGGTGTAGAATATCAAACAAACAAAGTTGGGAACATTGACATTTTAGCGAAAAGAAAATTGGGGAAGGATTGGCTTGTGATTGAACTCAAAAAGGGGAGAACCAGTGACAAAACGATCGGCCAAATTTTGCGCTACATTGGCTGGGTACGAAAAAACCTTGCTGAAAGCAATGCAAAAGTAAAAGGACTCATCATTGCAAAAGGCGTTGATCCCAAACTTGAATATGCCTTAAAAGAAACAGAAAATATCGACGTGCACGTGTACCGGATGAATTTTGAGCTGAAGCCCTACGAATTTTAGTTGGGGGCTGATCAAAAACATTCGGTATTATGGTTTTTTGTCTTTGCGAAGCAGGAAATTTTTTGAGTGGGTTCCAAAACCGTTCAAATGGTCCAAATAATTTTTATTTTTTCAGGCAACCCACGACTTAAGTCCCAGGCAACTGAATCAGCGAAGAAAAAACAGCCCTTTCAATGGTTATAAGACTAAAGTGCATTCGGGTTGTTTCAAAGATTAGGGTTATTTAAGCAAGTGCGAGCCTGGAAAATTTGGCTTGCCACGAGCTTCAGCTCGTGGGCAAAAGCTGCCCGAATAAAAACGGGGCTTTAGCCCAATTTTCTTATGTAATGTCAGGCTAAAGCCCAATAATGATCTGATTTTTATTTTATCCACGATCTGAAGCTTGTGGCCATTCAAAAAAAATTAAAACCGTTGAAACGGTTTTTAATTCGAGATTGTTCTCATAAAATCCCACGATTAAAATCGTGGGCTGCTTTTGGAATGACTGTTCGGAAGGGATTTTTCAATCGGGCCTTTCAAAAGCCTCAGGGTCCAGATAAAAAAAGGATTTAGGATTGTAGATTAGCAATTTATGATTTAAGAAGCTCCCCTAGCTGTGAAAATAAAAAATCTTCAATCTGAAATCGTAAATCAAAAAAAAGATTTCAGGGACAAGGTCTAAAATAAGGAACGTTATCTACGAGGAGGTGCCATGAAAATATTTAGAGCGTTTTTGTTGATTTTCCTTGAGGGCCTCATTTTTACCTCGATGTCCGTGGCTCAGATCCCGCAAGCTCTTCCCAAAACGGCGGTTCCCTCCACACCCCTGGTACGGGGGCTGAAGGACACGGTTGGCTTTGCGATTTCGGCCCCACAAATGGATTTGACCGTACGCCTGAGCCGCAAGGCGGATGCCCAAAAACTTGAAGCTAACGCTGAAAAATACAATCTGAAACCGGGCCATTTTTTCATTGCGGGCATTTCACCTCACGATGATTTTATTTACGCCGGTCCCGTTTACGCCCACCTGTACCCCTATTTGCAGGCGAAGCGGGTGGTGATTTTTGGTGTGTCCCATTACGCCCGGCGTTACCATGTGGAGAATACATTGGTTTTTGACGATTTTAAGAAATGGCGGAGCCCTTACGGTTTGGTGCCGGTTTCATCGCTCCGGGAAGAAATTCTGGCCAAACTTCCCAAAGCAGATTACATCGTTAGCAGTCCGATGCAGGCTGAGGAGCATTCCGTGGAGGCGCTCGTTCCCTGGCTTCAATATTACAACCGCGACGTGGAAATTGTGTCTATTCTGGTACCCTATATGGGGTGGAACAAACTGGAGGGCCTGGCCTCAGATCTGTCGGGTGTGCTGGCCCAGCTCATTCAAGCTCACCACTGGAAGTTGGGAACGGACATTGCCTTTCTTATTTCCAACGACTGCTCGCACTACGGCGACCAGGGCTGGGGTGGGCGCAATTTTGCTCCTTTTGGCGTGGGGTGCAAAGGTTTGAAAAAGGGTACGGCCAGGGATCGGAAGATTGCGCAAGAAACACTTTGTAGTAGGTTGACATCAGACAAGGTACACGATTTCTACAACCGTGTATTGGACCCGAAAGATTACTACAAGTACAAAGTCACCTGGTGCGGTCGCTTTGCAGTTCCATTTGGCACGACCACTCTGGTTCACCTAATGAAAGAATTACACCACAAGCCTCTCACGGGTATGTTTCTCCGCTACGGTGACAGTGTGGAGTTGGGCGAACTGGACGTGCGTCATACGGGGATGGGGGTGACGGCCCCGGCCAACCTGCACCACTGGGTCGGGTACGTGGCCATTGGGTATCGGTAAATTGATGCGGATTTTTTCATTGGTTGTCATCAGGCTGGCGCGCATTCCTCGGCTGTAACTAACTGAAAATGGAAAAGGTTCTTTTAATAGAATGATCTGGTTTTTTCTGCTTAGCGGACTCTTTTTAGGCTGGTCACTGGGTGCTAACAATGCGGCCAACATTTTTGGTACGGCTGTAGGAACCAAAATGGTGCGCTTCCGAACGGCGGCTCTGGTGGCGAGTATTTTTGTGATTTTAGGCGCTGTCTTGGATGGCGCCGGGGCGACGCATACCCTGGGGGAATTGGGAGCCGTCAACGCCATGGCCGGGTCCTTTACGGTAGCCCTCGCGGCCGGAGTCACCGTTGCCTGGATGACCAAACTCAAATTACCCGCTTCCGTTTCCCAAGCTATTGTTGGGGCCATTATTGGCTGGAATTTCTTTACCGGCTCACCAACGGATTTAGAACTACTGACGAAAATCATTTCAACCTGGATTGTTGGGCCGGTTCTGGCAGCTGTTTTTGCCATCATTTTGTTCAAATTGGCCAAATTCTTTCTGGATCGCGCGAAAATTCATCTTCTGGAACTGGATGCCTATACCCGGCTCGGGCTCATTGTGGTGGGGGCCTTCGGCGCCTACAGTTTGGGAGCAAATAATATTGCGAATGTCATGGGCGTGTTTGTCCCGGCGTCGCCTTTTCACGAGGTTCGCCTTTTTGGATTTCTCCACCTTTCGGGAACCCAGCAACTTTTTTTCCTGGGTGCCCTGGCCATTGCCGTGGGAATTTGCACCTATTCCTATCGGGTTATGAGAACGGTTGGGAATGAAATTTTTCGTCTTTCACCCGTAACAGCATTGGTAGTGGTCCTTTCAGAATCACTGGTGCTTCTTATTTTTGCTTCGGAAGGACTGAAAAAATGGTTGGTTGCTTACGGCTTGCCCCCGATACCCCTTGTACCGGTGTCCAGTGCACAAGCGCTTGTGGGGGCCATAATCGGTATTAGCATCGTCAAATCAGGCGGAAAAGGCATTAATTTTAGTCTCCTCTGGAAGATTGCTTCCGGCTGGGTGAGCACTCCCGTGGCAGCCGGGCTTCTGAGTTTTGCCAGTCTCTTTTTTGTTCAGAATGTATTTCAACAAGAGGTGGTTAAGCCGGTGACATACGGAATGTCGCGTTCGATTTTGGTCGGAATAAATAATCAGAGTGTCCCGATCCAAAATCAGGGCAACCCGAACGGGCAGGTGTCTCGTCGAACAACTCGTTTTCAAAACCGCCTGAACTCAGTGGAGGAACTCAGTGAAGAGCCGTTTTTTCAGATCCTTGGTTCCGGCTCGAAAAATGCGGGGTTTTGGGGAAAAACGGGGTTCACTGAGACGTATCGTGGTGAATCTGTCCGATGGTGGATACGGTCAAAAATGCACCCTGGTGCGACCGTTGCTCACGATTTTTAAATGAACCCGCCTGATTCCTCCCAGGCTCCCCTTAAGAAACGGGGGCGGGTGAAACCGAAAAAACAGGCTGTTTTTCGGGCCTGATTTTACTCCCGAAAGGCGGGCAGCCGTGCCGTATCCTGAAACAAAACCGTTGATTTTTACCCTTAAATTCTTTAGATTCGAGTCAGCTCTTTTCCCGAAATCGAAACATAAAACCGCAATTGGAGTGAACGATGAAACACGTACAAATGACTGGCGTTTTTCTGCTTTTTCTGCTTATTTTAACGGGGTGCGGTCAGAAAAATCAACCGAAATCTTCCTTAAGTCCTTTTCAGCAGCGACTGAATTCCGGATGGGTACTGCAGGATTCAGCCAAAGTGAAAGCCTCTGGGCTTGAAATTTCCACGCCGGATTTCCATCCTCAAAAATGGTACTCGGCTCGCGTTCCGACCACGGTGATGGCCGCTCTGGTCGCGAACGGCGTGTACAAAAATATTTACTACGGGAAGAATCTGGCTGCTATTCCCACCAAACCGTTTCAACACAGTTGGTGGTTTCGAAAGGAATTTGTTCCGGCGTCTCAGGCGGCGGGCCGGCACGTGTTTTTGCGGTTCAACGGCATTGTGTACCGTGCCAATGTATTCCTGAATGGGCAAAAAATTGCTTCAGCGGACACCACAGAAGGGGTGTACCGCCGCTTTGAATTCGACGTGACAAAAACCATTCATCCCCAAAAGAAAAATGTACTGGCTGTGCAGGTGTTTCCACCCCGGCCGGGTGAACCCTCCCTGGGATTTGTGGATTGGAATCCCAAACCACCCGATCGGAACCTGGGCCTCTGGCAGCCGGTCGAACTCCGGTTCAGCCAGGCGGTTCGGCTTCGGTACCCCCACGTGGTGACAAAACTCAATCTTCCCAGAACCGACCGGGCCCGGCTCACTTTTTCTGTAGAGGCCCGTAATCTCAGCGATCAATCGGTTTCCGGGCGATTGCTGGCCGCATTTGACGGCTCCACCGTCTGGCAAAACGTGACCCTGGCCCCCCATGAAACCCGCGAATTGGTGTTTACACCTGAAAAATATCGGGAACTCCGTGTAAAAAATCCCAGGCTCTGGTGGCCCAATCAGACCGGCCCGCAAAATTTACACTCACTGACGTTCACCTTTCGCACGGACAACGGTGTGTCCGATCGGATTTCAACTCGATTTGGCATTCGGGAGGTGGGATCCTATTTTAACAAGCAGGGGGGACGGGTGTTCACTGTAAACGGCAAGCCGATTTTGATTCGCGGCGGCGGCTGGACGGACGATTTGCTTCTGGCGGATTCACCCCAAAAATTGGAGGCAAAAGTCCGCTACGCCAAAGAAATGAATCTGAATGCCATCCGCGTGGAGGGCATTTGGGGAACCGACGCGCTGTACAATCTTTGCG harbors:
- a CDS encoding transcriptional regulator, which codes for MNESELKNLISRGEDFHTEFKGKLPNRESLAKTITCFANSDGGKLVVGISDEGKILGVSDLDGAMRAIDDVAYNRCSPPITVVQETVPIDGKTVLVVHIPKGTQRPYRTRSGQFYVRSSNRCRQASREEMLRMFQAVQSVFYDETPVAGASDVDVDWDSFKVFLSHFLELNVPDSDLKLYFKNLRLWSGEGFPTMAGILFFGKQQPQKFFPHAKIICAAIPGNDLAIPPFDRKDMVGTIPEMIDDTQKFLNLYLREKHVINGFESEREPELPPAALREAVVNTIAHRDYTIHAPIRILLFEDRVEFHSPGKLPNTVTIESIRIGGAHVLRNPTIYNLLYKMGLVTDLGSGVRRIIYLIQKHVGKDLDMQETDSEFILALP
- a CDS encoding DUF1016 family protein, with the translated sequence MNYSSNNLLKNALSKTLDFIEQNPQVQKDKEYVLSHYGRIFSPESIDQLTEEEFLSFLLFKNNRHWKSIHRQSKQLVSDFEKLKEALKILVDESKDIKERLDFLRPKTKAPFIKGLSRAIITPILLVVYPEKYGVLNAVSEAGMKKAGVFPKLSKGVSFAEKYIAVNNVLRQIRDDFNIDFWILDILWWNIGEEISEPTEIEIEEDLEFQFEKYLQEFLIENWENIDRFKDWEILEEDDELIGVEYQTNKVGNIDILAKRKLGKDWLVIELKKGRTSDKTIGQILRYIGWVRKNLAESNAKVKGLIIAKGVDPKLEYALKETENIDVHVYRMNFELKPYEF
- the amrB gene encoding AmmeMemoRadiSam system protein B, with amino-acid sequence MKIFRAFLLIFLEGLIFTSMSVAQIPQALPKTAVPSTPLVRGLKDTVGFAISAPQMDLTVRLSRKADAQKLEANAEKYNLKPGHFFIAGISPHDDFIYAGPVYAHLYPYLQAKRVVIFGVSHYARRYHVENTLVFDDFKKWRSPYGLVPVSSLREEILAKLPKADYIVSSPMQAEEHSVEALVPWLQYYNRDVEIVSILVPYMGWNKLEGLASDLSGVLAQLIQAHHWKLGTDIAFLISNDCSHYGDQGWGGRNFAPFGVGCKGLKKGTARDRKIAQETLCSRLTSDKVHDFYNRVLDPKDYYKYKVTWCGRFAVPFGTTTLVHLMKELHHKPLTGMFLRYGDSVELGELDVRHTGMGVTAPANLHHWVGYVAIGYR
- a CDS encoding inorganic phosphate transporter — translated: MIWFFLLSGLFLGWSLGANNAANIFGTAVGTKMVRFRTAALVASIFVILGAVLDGAGATHTLGELGAVNAMAGSFTVALAAGVTVAWMTKLKLPASVSQAIVGAIIGWNFFTGSPTDLELLTKIISTWIVGPVLAAVFAIILFKLAKFFLDRAKIHLLELDAYTRLGLIVVGAFGAYSLGANNIANVMGVFVPASPFHEVRLFGFLHLSGTQQLFFLGALAIAVGICTYSYRVMRTVGNEIFRLSPVTALVVVLSESLVLLIFASEGLKKWLVAYGLPPIPLVPVSSAQALVGAIIGISIVKSGGKGINFSLLWKIASGWVSTPVAAGLLSFASLFFVQNVFQQEVVKPVTYGMSRSILVGINNQSVPIQNQGNPNGQVSRRTTRFQNRLNSVEELSEEPFFQILGSGSKNAGFWGKTGFTETYRGESVRWWIRSKMHPGATVAHDF